The proteins below are encoded in one region of Mangifera indica cultivar Alphonso chromosome 7, CATAS_Mindica_2.1, whole genome shotgun sequence:
- the LOC123221481 gene encoding probable disease resistance protein At4g27220, giving the protein MEIVSAIAGKIAEYLSVAAGGQLGYLFHYNDNIKDLKERVKELSGCKERVQMKIATAKRNGESVFIDVQDWIEKVDKISAEAEKFFEDEAKTNKRCLKGWCINLGQRYRFSKKAKEQALAISYLVLQEVERFEHVSSLPSPSAVVSSSSVIPSGTFESRNSLKKQILKTLIDDDNISIIGICGMGGVGKTTLVKEISRQVREEKIYEEVVVAVVSQNPSIMKIQGNIADTLGVAMPLWANSESVRASFLRDRIKEKKQILVILDDVWKRIEFDEIGIPWSDHRGCKILITSRSIAVCNQMRCQKNYTVETLSEQESWDLFSKIVGLTIENYDINQIAGEVIAKCGGLPIAIVTIAGALKGKDKRVWSNAARQLKTSILTSIPGMESNVISSLELSFNCLENDEIKSLFLFCSLFPEDYKIPVESLVRYWIGLKWFGDADETIEGVRNRVHAIVSDVTYSFLLIDDGKNCVKMHNIVRDFALTVASKYGHKFIVKAGTHLQEWPDGDTFDEFTCISLMANFIRELPSGLKCPNLQVLLLQGNKNLVIPDYFFQEMKDLKVLDLGKSFITSLPDSLSFLINLRTLDITNCDLGNLSVIGKLTKLEILNLSNSYIKEIPISFSQLSNLRLLDVNNCWLLELITPGVIQSLKKLEELYINVFQNWKSESENLRSNASLVELQALSRLTNLHIYIPNLDLLPKFLSFQNLFNFILQIGGDLDVQGYFDMSRYSRTLILQQINNPVMHEWVKGLLKRIEFLSVETIDNLESVSHNLVEEGFNELKSLDINSCEKIKCLLNTLELTPNSTFHNLEELHLYEIPNLVEMCKGEPPAEAFSKLKVLEVARCDKMLNVVPSQLLRKFQNLHTFIARNCESMVYTFDCEEIKITKGESKLLSSLEYLELYYLPEMSHIWNGDHQSISLQNLKKVEIGFCGKLTNLFSATLLQGLICLEDIFVQNCDELKEIFEKKEALGEELDPAITSPGLQNLTSIDIWDCEQLRSLFSPSIVKCLVKLKRLVVRRCSSIQEIIKNEKGEKEASIKRLLFPSLSNLELRYLENLSCFSSGPYAIEFPTLERLKIYRCENMKTFGYGEQVTPKLKEVILDGEKRWNGNINTTLQEFLNEKEFVGRQRKMRKKKKWDGVIEIEILLMVGLKMNFTAFSLIMLTVFLSVIASQGLGLVIGAAFMDVKKATTLASIVVMTFMLSGGFFIRNVPYFMRWVHYISFNYHSYRLLLKIQFSCSDSGPCDSSLIRKLRQYQGGSEVGALVAMIVGYWKQSLLPTIIAVEMTCVTRIQLKYSKRLSRRPLLKRTENCSHQGAKSEMMIRESLVLMMENAGSCLCSCILILWYKIWERNVGGDEPLIDKLSFDSQRLDLCGGEASEGVFVGALLSMSSPAVVLSQKLQTVIILQCVLETEKSGGRHTSAVSVPILPQADEMLNELKLIE; this is encoded by the exons atggAAATTGTTTCTGCAATTGCTGGCAAGATCGCAGAGTATTTGTCTGTAGCTGCTGGCGGTCAACTTGGTTACCTGTTCCATTACAATGACAACATTAAAGACTTGAAAGAGCGAGTAAAGGAGCTTAGTGGCTGCAAAGAGAGGGTGCAAATGAAAATTGCTACTGCTAAAAGAAATGGAGAAAGTGTCTTCATTGATGTTCAAGACTGGATAGAAAAAGTTGACAAGATTTCTGCAGAAGCTGAAAAGTTTTTTGAAGATGAAGCCAAAACAAACAAGAGGTGTCTCAAAGGGTGGTGCATCAATCTCGGACAACGTTACCGATTCAGTAAGAAGGCAAAAGAGCAGGCCTTAGCAATTTCATATCTTGTGTTGCAAGAAGTGGAAAGGTTTGAGCACGTGTCTTCTCTTCCTTCTCCATCTGCAGTGGTATCATCATCTTCGGTAATTCCTTCTGGCACTTTTGAATCTCGAAACTCACTGAAGAAGCAAATTCTGAAAACTTtaattgatgatgataatatcAGCATAATTGGAATATGTGGGATGGGGGGTGTGGGTAAAACCACGCTGGTGAAAGAAATCAGCCGACAAGtaagagaggaaaaaatatatgaagaagTAGTGGTGGCAGTTGTCTCTCAAAACCCGAGTATTATGAAGATTCAAGGTAACATTGCTGATACGTTAGGTGTAGCAATGCCCTTATGGGCTAATTCTGAATCAGTAAGAGCCAGTTTCCTAAGAGACAGAATCAAGGAAAAGAAGCAGATCCTTGTAATCTTAGATGACGTTTGGAAAAGAATTGAATTTGATGAGATTGGTATTCCATGGAGTGATCATAGAGGTTGTAAAATTTTGATCACCTCTCGAAGCATAGCTGTTTGCAATCAAATGAGGTGTCAAAAGAATTATACAGTTGAGACGTTATCCGAACAAGAATCTTGGGATCTTTTTAGCAAAATTGTCGGCTTGACTATTGAAAACTACGATATAAACCAGATTGCAGGAGAAGTGATTGCTAAATGTGGTGGCTTACCAATTGCAATTGTCACAATAGCAGGAGCTTTGAAGGGCAAGGACAAACGTGTGTGGAGTAATGCAGCTCGACAACTTAAAACATCTATTCTTACAAGTATCCCAGGAATGGAGAGCAATGTTATATCATCTCTGGAACTAAGCTTCAACTGCTTAGAAAATGATGAGATAAAATCACTTTTCTTGTTTTGTAGCTTATTTCCAGAAGATTACAAAATTCCAGTTGAATCTTTGGTTCGATATTGGATAGGTTTGAAGTGGTTTGGAGATGCCGATGAAACAATCGAAGGTGTCAGAAATAGAGTACATGCTATTGTAAGTGATGTCACCTATTCTTTTCTCCTAATTGATGATGGTAAAAATTGTGTTAAAATGCACAATATTGTCCGTGATTTTGCATTAACTGTAGCCTCTAAATATGGCCATAAGTTCATCGTGAAAGCTGGCACTCATCTACAAGAGTGGCCAGATGGAGATACATTTGATGAATTCACATGTATCTCGTTGATGGCAAATTTTATTAGGGAACTACCTAGTGGGTTGAAATGCCCAAATTTGCAAGTTTTGTTGCTtcaaggaaataaaaatttggttatcCCTGACTATTTCTTCCAAGAAATGAAAGATCTCAAAGTTTTGGACTTGGGAAAAAGCTTCATCACGTCCTTGCCTGATTCACTTTCATTTCTCATAAATCTTAGGACATTAGATATTACTAATTGCGATTTGGGCAACCTCTCAGTAATTGGGAAGCTAACAAAACTGGAGATCCTGAACCTTTCCAATTCTTATATTAAAGAGATCCCCATTTCCTTTAGCCAATTAAGTAATCTCAGGTTGCTAGATGTGAATAATTGTTGGCTATTAGAACTAATAACTCCTGGTGTTATACAGTCTCTTAAAAAGTTGGAAGAGTTGTACATTAATGTATTTCAGAATTGGAAATCTGAAAGTGAAAATCTGAGAAGCAATGCCAGTCTTGTTGAGTTACAAGCCTTATCTCGATTGACTAATTTGCATATTTATATTCCAAATCTTGATCTCTTGCCAaagtttttgtcatttcaaaacCTGTTCAACTTTATCTTACAAATAGGTGGTGATCTAGATGTTCAGGGTTATTTTGATATGAGTAGATACTCAAGAACTCTGATACTCCAACAAATCAACAATCCGGTGATGCATGAATGGGTTAAAGGACTGCTCAAAAGAATTGAGTTTCTATCTGTTGAAACAATTGATAATTTAGAGAGTGTTAGTCATAACCTAGTTGAAGAAGGGTTTAATGAATTGAAAAGTCTTGATATCAACTCATGTGAAAAGATAAAGTGTCTCCTAAATACATTGGAATTGACACCAAACTCAACTTTCCACAATTTAGAGGAACTGCATTTGTATGAAATTCCCAACTTGGTTGAAATGTGTAAAGGAGAACCTCCGGCCGAAgcattttctaaactaaaagtTTTAGAAGTGGCCAGATGTGATAAGATGTTAAATGTTGTACCAAGTCAATTGTTACggaaatttcaaaatcttcataCTTTCATAGCACGTAATTGTGAGTCGATGGTGTACACATTTGATTGTGAAGAGATTAAGATTACAAAAGGAGAATCGAAGTTGCTCTCATCATTAGAATATCTAGAATTGTATTACTTGCCAGAGATGTCACATATATGGAATGGTGACCATCAATCCATAAGCCTTCAAAACTTGAAGAAAGTAGAGATTGGATTTTGTGGTAAGTTGACAAACTTATTTTCAGCAACTCTACTCCAAGGCCTTATTTGTTTGGAAGATATATTTGTGCAGAATTGTGATGAATTAAAGGAAATctttgagaagaaagaagctttAGGTGAGGAATTAGACCCCGCTATAACCTCCCCGGGTTTGCAAAACCTGACTTCTATAGACATCTGGGATTGCGAACAATTAAGAAGCCTCTTCTCCCCTTCCATTGTGAAATGCCTGGTGAAGCTCAAAAGACTTGTAGTTAGGAGGTGTTCATCAATACAAGAAATAATCAaaaatgagaaaggagaaaaagaagctTCAATAAAGAGGCTGTTGTTTCCTAGTTTGTCCAACTTAGAACTTAGATATTTAGAAAACCTCTCTTGTTTTAGCTCAGGGCCTTATGCTATTGAATTCCCAACATTGGAGAGGTTAAAGATATATCGATGTGAAAACATGAAGACCTTTGGATATGGAGAGCAAGTGACACCCAAGCTTAAAGAAGTGATCCTAGATGGTGAAAAGCGATGGAATGGCAACATTAATACCACATTGCAGGAGTTCTTGAATGAAAAG GAATTTGTGGGAAGACAGCGAAAAATG aggaagaagaagaaatgggaTGGTGTGATAGAGATTGAGAT TCTACTTATGGTCGGATTGAAGATGAACTTCACCGCCTTTTCTCTGATAATGCTCACAGTTTTCCTCAGCGTGATAGCTTCTCAG GGTCTCGGACTAGTAATCGGTGCAGCATTCATGGATGTGAAGAAAGCAACAACATTGGCATCTATTGTCGTTATGACCTTTATGCTCTCTGGTGGATTCTTTATCCGG AATGTTCCATATTTTATGAGATGGGTGCACTACATTTCTTTCAATTATCACTCATACAGGCTTCTCCTGAAAATCCAGTTCAGTTGCTCTGACTCAGGTCCTTGTGATTCTTCCTTAATCAGAAAACTCAGACAATATCAAGGTGGCTCAGAAGTGGGAGCTCTGGTGGCCATGATTGTAGGATATTGGAAGCAGAGTCTACTGCCAACAATTATAGCAGTAGAGATGACCTGTGTCACACGGATTCAGCTGAAATACTCAAAGCGTCTCTCCCGAAGACCTCTCCTCAAGAGAACTGAGAACTGTTCCCACCAG GGAGCAAAATCTGAAATGATGATTCGTGAATCTTTGGTTTTGATGATGGAGAATGCAGGGAGTTGCTTGTGTTCATGCATccttatttt GTGGTATAAAATTTGGGAGAGGAATGTTGGTGGTGATGAACCATTGATTGACAAACTATCATTTGATTCTCAACGTTTGGAT TTGTGTGGTGGTGAGGCTTCAGAAGGGGTATTTGTTGGTGCCTTGCTGTCTATGTCTTCACCTGCAGTG